From a region of the Lepus europaeus isolate LE1 chromosome 17, mLepTim1.pri, whole genome shotgun sequence genome:
- the LIPJ gene encoding lipase member J isoform X5: MWCIFMVIYFMVPLGTTHGVFQSRRSINPEANMNISQIISYWGYPDEKYDIVTEDGYILGLYRIPYGKTNNNNSAQRLVVYLQHGLLTSASSWISNLPNNSLGFVLADAGYDVWMGNSRGSTWSRKHKYLKTNSKEFWAFSFDEMAKYDLPASIDFVLKQTGQEEIFYIGHSQGTTIAFIAFSTFPKIAERIKIFFALAPVFSIKHTKCPLLKMAYKLKSIIKAFSGDEDFLPKTSFNKFVGSKLCPLPIFNKICVGNLFMIYGYDQKNLNMSRLDVYFSQNPAGTSVQNMVHWSQTTVRGIGDGGDFPVEFCYKENKVVVQEFW, encoded by the exons ATGTGGTGTATTTTCATGGTGATATACTTCATGGTACCTCTTGGAACTACTCATGGTGTCTTTCAAAGTCGAAGGTCCATAAACCCTGAAGCGAATATGAATATT AGCCAAATTATTTCCTACTGGGGCTATCCTGATGAAAAGTATGATATTGTAACTGAAGATGGTTATATCCTTGGCCTTTATAGAATTCCTTATGGGAAGACAAATAATAATAACTCAG ctCAGAGACTTGTTGTATATTTGCAACATGGTTTGCTCACGTCTGCCAGCAGTTGGATTTCCAATCTTCCCAACAATAGCCTGGGCTTCGTTCTGGCAGATGCTGGTTATGATGTGTggatgggaaacagcagagggagTACCTGGTCCAGGAAACATAAGTATCTGAAAACTAATTCCAAAGAATTCTGGGCTTTCAG ttttgATGAGATGGCTAAATATGACCTTCCAGCTTCTATTGATTTTGTTCTGAAACAAACCGGACAagaggaaatattttatataggCCATTCACAGGGCACTACTATCG CTTTCATAGCATTTTCCACCTTCCCAAAGATagctgaaagaataaaaatattttttgccttAGCACCTGTTTTTTCTATTAAACACACAAAATGTCCTTTACTTAAAATGGCATACAAGTTGAAGTCAATAATCAAG GCTTTTTCTGGTGATGAAGACTTCTTACCTAAAACTTCATTTAACAAATTTGTTGGTTCAAAGCTGTGTCCACTACCgatttttaataagatttgtGTTGGTAACTTGTTTATGATATATGGATATGACCAGAAGAACTTAAATATG AGTCGTTTGGATGTGTATTTTTCACAGAACCCTGCAGGAACATCTGTTCAAAACATGGTCCACTGGAGTCAG